The Choristoneura fumiferana chromosome Z, NRCan_CFum_1, whole genome shotgun sequence DNA window GTAAGGAAACAATATTTATGATAAGAAAATATTGTCAAAAGGTGTATTTTTCGGATACCAGCTCTATCGCGTAACGGGACGGTGTGAGCGTTAGAGCTGCTGGCCGAAAAATacacctattaaaaaaaaaaccaagaaaGTGTCATCGGAGATGTCAAATGTAGGTTTTTGGCGGTATTCGGAGTAAATGGTTGTTGTTCCTATCaaagtattttgatttcaaaataTACTAAACCTAAGCGATGTAAAAATAGCGATTTCAGCCGGGTGGATTCTTAAAGTTCATTCACCActttaaatttacaaataagtTTTACCGTCGAGTTAGTCCAAGGCAAAAATAGTCCCATTGAGAATAAGCCGAGAAGGCTGCCTGCTGTAATTCCAGCTAGGCTTTTTCCGGCTTGGATCAGAGCCCCCATGTGCTCCACTAGAAAAACGAGTGCTACACATATGGCTCCTGCAAAGATACATGTAGCAATATGTAttatcaggggtcggacaaaaagtgcagatgacgtaaaaatgacgtaatcttgcacacaagatgatgcttttatttaaacttccgtgtgacatgtagtaacaaagtagtattaatgaagtaacaaaataattgtaaataaatcaatggaattcagtgaataaaattaatttcatatcgtttaataaggaggttgataaatgataagtgataattgtttatgaaaatcaaaaatactatttaaaatcatcctataagtggtttgtcGTCAtaggcactttttgtccgacccctgtgTATTATGTTTATTTGCGAAGATTTTTCAGTAACAgaatgttcatcatcatcatcataccatcATATCATGTAGGACGCacgctgttggacataggcctccctcaggACATAGGGCTCCCCCATAGCATAGGCCTCTCCAATAATATGTTATAATACTATGTTACGTTGTGAAAAATACTTTACCAATGataacaacaataattttcattaCGAAGCTTGCAGTTTTTTCAGATATAGGCTTGTTGTAAGCAGGTCTGACGAGATCTTCAAATATAACTCCACACATCGAATTCAAACCGGTCGACATAGAACTAAAACATACACcaagaaatatatatttctgagtaggTATATTGGAGGAACAATTTTCAAAGATACCGCCAACACACAGAAGACTGGAacaatttgaaatgttttaaaCTAGTGTAAGTGACCACGttcagtcaacgtcataaataaatgtaccttgtcactttcatGTCGTGTTTGAAAAAccaaattgtgtaacgacttaAAGCGACTAAGTACagaagtgatcacttatttataacgttgactttacataggtacatacatacatatatagttCCTTTTTAGCTTGTGGAAAGTAATAATGTTCGGTGTAGAAATCTTTTCAGCAACGTCCCTGATCTCAAATGTTGATTTCTGTATAGCTTAGCGTCTTTTGTTCCGGTGTTACCTTAATGCAGCGCTAAACACGCCGCTCATAAAGATCCCCGGTAGCGCTGGTATAGACCCGGTTATCTTCATAACGAAGTAAGGTAGGAGCTGATCGCTTTTCCTGATGGCTCCGGTCTTCAGGGGGTCGCAAGTTGCGAATGTAGCATAAATCACCAGGCCAGTGTAACAGCAGAGAGACACGATGACGTAAATGCCCGCAGCCATTATGAATATCGTTCTGTGGAAGGACATTGATACTAACCTGTCTCACTTAAGGTGCGGCCTCATGctagtcgctcgacgctcgtttccagcgataaatctggtcacgtgaccctattttgaatatcccgcgactcaaaaaagcagcgtcaagtcgccgcgtcgaacagcagcgtgcaggcagcagggctactacgaaactcgaaactcgaagttcgtatcgtaccgtccctctcgctctcgtattaaatagtataagtgtcagagggaccgcacgacacgaacttcgagtttcgtagtagccctgcaggactaATGatttggtcttggaagctgatttcttaacctcctttagtggcagtcgtggcagtggtataaataaaagaaatcagagtgaatgaaaaaaaaaaacatttttccgaaattgaagtggattttttttccagcgattaAGCTCAACATTATCAGCTTTAtctgtcacgtgaccagatttgacgctggaaacgagcatCGAGCGACTGCACTACTTTACTAAGAGATATTTTAGTATGAATTAATCACTTGCCGCCGAAGGACaaaattttcatataaaaaaaaaaaaactctcttCTCGCtcctcgccggcggtgggaCTAGTGCCTGAAGAACTTTATTATACTAATCACTTACCTATCTTTGGTAATGTAATTAGCTATTTAGTAACTGGTAAATGTACATACAGTAGAACCCGCTTAAGACGATTTTGAGGGGACTAGCAGGGAAATTGTATTAaacgtgaaaaataaaaagctgTTTCTACCTGATTGTTTTGTGATTTTTCATCGTAAACTTTTAATATGGTTACTTTTTCTTGCAGTgattgctttttattttatttttgccatCACTGAACTAACGCTGACACGAATGAAGATAACAATTTTATAACTCACAACAATCGAAACTTACAACAAATCAAATCCGGGTAAGGCTTACGAGCGTTTTGCCCGCCcattccagtgtgttatgaatattgatgcatacgaaCGATGACCCGTTTCTACTAATATAAGGAtgaatacttacttaaaaagaGAAACAACTTGTATCAGAAGTTGACGCAAATAGTTttcgtatgcatcaatattcataacactgaaacgggcgggcaaaacgctcGTGAGCCTTACCCATCTAAGGTAGGAATgcacggtcaaggactttaattcatgagctatcatggaaccatttcacagtaaacgtcattgTGACACCgcaataattaacaataaaaatcgtaatgatttttcctttgaaaaggttccatggtgggcCATGAATTAATAAGTCCTTTACCGTACGAACATATTAGCCAATCGCTAGGCCTAAAATTGCAGGGACCAGCGTAAAATGGCGTATTATGAGGGAACTCGTCTTAAACGCAACATACTTAAACATACCATAATCGTATTACGCGAGTTCTACTGTATTTCTAAACTTTCGGCGTAGTTTCAATGTAGGACATGTTCTTATACAACTATTGTCCCTTTGTTCCCTCCTGAATAGATTTCTGTACGTAGTTATGCTTGTCTTTATAAAGGTTAATGATCAaacataaaagttttttttaaacttagcaTGTGCGAAAGCTCAGCAAAGTGTgcagaaaaccggccaagagcgtgtcggacacgcccataatagggttccgtagccattacgaaaaaattaagtaatattttctaagtatttcgtattttatacggaatcttccaagtttaggtatattttatatcttaggctgctatttaagagtaaaactactaataattctcaagcaaacttagccgttatagttttccttgaaagtttgatatacttaccatcctgaattttttcaaatttttccacccaccggttgcactttgaagttgaatattttgcaaaaaattaatgaatcgaaaaattatcttagcgaacccctaatggttttaaaagacctatccaacgatatcccacactatagggttggatgagaaaaaaaacccccacttttcgtctatgggaggtacactaaaaaattatttttttagttttttaatgtaccattttatcggcatagtttacatatatatccgtgtaaaattacagctttctagcattgatagtccctgagcaaaaccgcggacggatggacagacagacagacagaagacaaacagacagacatggcgaaactataaaggctCTTTACACAAGGATGTCATTCTGAAGGATCTAGCTGAGAGAGCGCTCTAAATAGTTGCGCAAGCTTTTATAGCCCGTAGTACTATTCCCTACTGTCAAGCGATCACCGAGCATTCGacgttaataatttataaagcaaagccaacgagacgaaataaatttatgtcATGAGACAGAAAAGGAGCGAGATAGAGATGACGTATCAGAGAAAGATGAAGTATATCTCGTCTCGTTTACTTTGCTttagtcgaacaaattgattcATGTTACCAGGTGGAACCtttcaatttcactatgatttccttgaagtacctactcgtaagtaTGGTGTGTCAACtttgacattagtagcacgagggttccatcctggtacacgatacagtttgttcgactgtaacTGTTAAATTCCCTGGCCCTACTTACGTGCGCGCCCTTTTCAAGGATGACAAAGCTAGACATCTCTGTACCATGGCCTGGCTCACGGAGCAAGATGCCAGCCAACTGAAGTAGTTACCGAATACCGTTGTCCAAAACGTATGCCTTATCGTGGGGTCTGGGTCCAAGCTGGAAATATGACGATTTATTCAGAGTTTAATTGACGTATCAGGACAAGGTCTATAAAagctatacatataaataaaaatgaatcgctgAAATATATGTAGACGCATAACCTCCGAACGACGGAATTTAttagatacctacatattttttgttgtgttaattaatttcattattgtcaggacaaggtttgtgttaaaaaataataaaaaaagaaactgttggggcgaagccgcgtgcaacatctattatataaatatatttttcttgtaTTATTATACCTAGTATATTTTGAATTAAGTTCACAAgtattatactcgtacctaaatCTACCTATACTATTTTTTATCATAAAGAGCTATGGTTTCCAGCTTTCACTATTTTCACTAAAACCATCCAGAACTTCATCACGACAACCTTATATTGCTAATTAGCTCAACGATACGACCACATATTTACCCTACTTTAATTTActtgtgaccacggccgctgtaatgtggtcgaaacatagatgtaattttagcaatataacATAGTCGTGATTAATTCCCAGGTTGTTATAGAAAGATACTCGTAAACTTAGTATCTCTGGATTGTTGTTGGTGTTCAggtatacatacctatatatctATCCCAGCAAAGTATGAAATTTCGCAACTGATAGATCGTATAATTTGCCTAAGAAGTTGCAAACAATACATAAGTCaagtttaattataatattcttacttaaaaaaatccagTCGATCTCCTTCACTGTTAATAGCAAATACATTGCTTACACCCCCTAGTCTCCATGTTCCATAGACTAACACAAAGATAACGCCAAAATACATGAGCACAGTTTGCAGCGTGTCTGTCCATACTACAGCTTTCAGACCACCCTGcaataacattattaatttgAATTACTTAGTTATCCAGAAGAAGAATAATAATCCAGTAGTGAGAGAAGAAATCAGACGATACCTGCTGTATCAGAAGGTATTTTAACAGGAAATTGTATACTTACCAAAGTCGTGTAAAAGATGCACACTATGCAGACGATTGGTGTAATCAAATGGAGATTAATCCCTGTAACTGTGAAGTTAAAATGATTATAAGGCTCTCTTATCCGCCGaataaaaattttataaaattttacttattgaaaaaatattttatttttgtagatCCTAAAGTTTCTGTCCTGAAAGGTTTGTTTCCAGATGCACATCGGTTGAAAATTAGTACGTGGCACGCCGCTGTAGCCTGTATCTATCTTGTGCTACATATTACAATCACATGTAATTTATTTGATACCAATCGTGCAGCCGAGCTTTTTCTCATCACTGCCACAGAAAACAACAGCTCAGTGAGCTACAAACCAAACGAGGACAAAAACTTTTGGACCTACCGTCGTACCTTGACTGAAAGCTAGTGCCGGCACGTAGATAACTATTGGTATGTAGAGCATCATCTTAATGATAAATATTATTGAACCCATAAGCCTTACGTTCTGACTAAATCGCAGGCGCAAGTACTGAAAATATTACATTGttgaaataaaatctaaatttagaactcaaataaataaatagagcaGCACGCCAGTCATAGACAAAGTCCAGCagccattaaaattaaaatgtgcaCATTGGTATCTGTAACTATGTAAACTAATCTTCCTAGTCGGTTTTTACCGAACTCCTATGGTATATACgattgacgtgaaatttggtGCTGTTcaccaatttaatttattgattgcCTTTTCAAATCATGATTGTGTATCCTATTTCATActgaataagtatttttaaaaaaactgaTATGCGCCAAATTATTCAGGAGTGAGTTGTGACATGATTGAAGGTGCTGTGTGTACCGACAGAAATACAGAATcgaataaaatatctaaatgtcCACTGACTGACCTCATATGCAGACGTAATTTGTAGATTGTAGAACACAGGAAGATAAATAATAGCAATCGTAAGTGATACGGCCCATTCCGAAAACGTTATTGTCCATAGTTGCGTCCCGTAAGTATACATTTCTGCGGGCAATCCTAACAACGAGATACCCGATACATAACTGCAAGAATCacgaatattaatattattttataacattttatcaGATCTTTGCGATATTAAATAGCAGCTAATATTCTAATGAAAATAATAGTTACCTGGCTATAAGTGACATAGATATTGGGAACATCCCCATCGTCTTTCCTCCCATTAGGTACTCGGATGTGGTATTTTGTTTCTTGCTTGCGAAGAACGCAAAGTAGATACCGATTAAAGCAGAGAGAAGCAGCATAGCACCGAACACCAGATAGTCCAACCAATCGAAATATACAACCGCCGTCATTTTGCACCGATTTTAAATCGGTGGCGACACGTCTGCGCTGCAAGACACTTAAACTACATCTCACAGTACAATAGGCATTTACCGAACGGAAGTTGCAGCTTGGACGAGCTATATTTATACTTGGTAGGATCTCGGACAGGCACTTTGGAGGGATGAGGATATTAATTGGCTAGTTACCGGTGTAACTGTGGCCGGTGGCCGGTGCATGTGTCGCCTGCGCCGCCGGCTGCGACACGCCCGGGACCGCCTGATGCTAGATGGACATAAACTACTTCCGACCTCCTCATTCTTCAATAATTGTATCTCAAACACGAAATGTACTTTGTATTTAGCACTACTAAACGTGATTTGCCGAGCGGACTCACAACAAAAAATAGAGCTTTTTCACATGCCTTTAAtgaattttgtttaattaaggATCTGATGTTTCAAGCTGCGTTTCTATGAAtaatatgcgaggatgtgttgcgaggaatgtgttcttcattaaccaatagaaactcttcatttacctcgcctcgctccactctctgcttccaccagagatttactgcgcgaggcgaggtaaatgaagcgtttctattggtttatgaaaaacacatctcTCGCAATACATCCgccacattattggtggaaatgcagcttcAGCAAGCGGGCTCACACACGTAGAAGTTTTGGCAAGTACTTTAGAAGttaataggtatttaagtacTTTCTTCTTACTGGATGACGTCAATGATATTTCATTCGCTAGTCAGTCAGTCAGGGGTCCGTGAgggatttgaaaataaataaggtCATATACAACCGTTAACAATCATGGCCTCTTGATAGACGCGCTCCATATCAGTTTAGTAGTTATATGCCGACAAAAGGAATACAATGGCACACTACTCTATTGAAATGAGGTCGCTCTATCCCTAGGTGGTGTAGTCGCATGAAAGGATTACTAAGGGATTACCGACcattttaaaaactttgaatGGGTAACTTCTACAACCGGTGCAATTGTGTATCGAGATGGAGAACTAGGAGGTGCCCACAACGCAACAACGTCTGCGTGCGTGCGAATTAAATGCATGCATTTCTCgagatataggtaggtatgtttatcAATTAGGAAtgcatatttatatatacaaggtgtttattaaataactgaaaacctcagacaccccataaatattttttcattttaagtacttgattgcttttatttttgaataccttcattattttaaaagatattcgtgtgtttagctaagtcagtaattctacgtcatttctaactctacactcaaaatagtatttgtcagttgcgctttgacgtttttataagaaaatcacacattgacagcaaacggtcagta harbors:
- the LOC141435356 gene encoding sodium-coupled monocarboxylate transporter 1-like; the encoded protein is MTAVVYFDWLDYLVFGAMLLLSALIGIYFAFFASKKQNTTSEYLMGGKTMGMFPISMSLIASYVSGISLLGLPAEMYTYGTQLWTITFSEWAVSLTIAIIYLPVFYNLQITSAYEYLRLRFSQNVRLMGSIIFIIKMMLYIPIVIYVPALAFSQVTGINLHLITPIVCIVCIFYTTLGGLKAVVWTDTLQTVLMYFGVIFVLVYGTWRLGGVSNVFAINSEGDRLDFFNLDPDPTIRHTFWTTVFGNYFSWLASCSVSQAMVQRCLALSSLKRARTTIFIMAAGIYVIVSLCCYTGLVIYATFATCDPLKTGAIRKSDQLLPYFVMKITGSIPALPGIFMSGVFSAALSSMSTGLNSMCGVIFEDLVRPAYNKPISEKTASFVMKIIVVIIGAICVALVFLVEHMGALIQAGKSLAGITAGSLLGLFSMGLFLPWTNSTGALAGGFISTLFVGWISLGTQAAMMRGEIVFPTKPVSTSGCDANLTLPTTPMSMAQTVEFDRSGTFFLYRLSYLYYTFVGMAVCILVGVVVSYFTQPNDPAMVHRDLLTPMIHRWLPPQHQLCRRPRLTQHDIEINAREMAQLRARSLAKTCGTLEARAPGLSSAQNNNFLSSV